The nucleotide window TAGAGCCGGCGCCGGACCGACAGCAACTCGACCTCGGGGCGACCGGCCACCAGGCGCTCACAGGAGTCGAGCACCTCGCGGACGTGCGCCGTCTCGGCGGCCACCACGGCCACCGCGAGCTGCGCTCGACCATGCAGGTCGAGCGCACCCACCTCGGCGGCCGACACCTCGAAGCGGCGCAGCGCCGCCACGATCGGCCGTACATATGATCTCTTGGCTTTGAGCGACCGGGAGTCGCCCGGCAGCAGCAGGTCGAAGACCGCGGTTCCGGTGAACATCGCCCCGGACGATACCGCCAACCCGCCCTGCATGATCAAGGGGTTTACGCCGGTCGGCGTAAACCCCTTGATCAGCGTGTCACTGCCGGATCAGGCGCGAACCTTCTCCCGCATCTCGAAGGTCTCGATGATGTCGCCGACCTGGACGTTGTTGTAACCACCCAGGGTCAGACCACACTCGAAGCCCTCGCGGACCTCGGTGGCGTCGTCCTTGAACCGCTTCAACGAGCTGATCGTGAGGTTGTCCGCCACGACCGCCCCGTCTCGCAGCAGGCGAGCCTTGGCGTTGCGCCGAAGGACACCCGACCGGACGATGCAACCGGAGATGTTGCCGATCTTGGACGAGCGGAAGACATCGCGGATCTCCGCGGTGCCCAGCTCGGCCTCCTCGTACTCCGGCTTGAGCAGGCCCTTGAGCGCTGCCTCGATCTCCTCGATGGCCTGGTAGATGACGGTGTAGTACCGGATCTCCACGCCCTCGCGGTCGGCCATCTCACGGACCTTGTTCGAGGCCCGCACGTTGAAGCCGATGATCGTGACCGGCTCGGACGAGGCGCTCGCGAGCATGACGTTGCTCTCGGTGATCGCGCCGACGCCCCGGTCGAGGACCTTGAGCTGGACCTCCTCGGGGATGTCGAGGTTGAACAGCGCGTCCTCCAGGGCCTCCACCGAACCGGAGACATCGCCCTTG belongs to Micromonospora ureilytica and includes:
- a CDS encoding DUF503 domain-containing protein, translating into MFTGTAVFDLLLPGDSRSLKAKRSYVRPIVAALRRFEVSAAEVGALDLHGRAQLAVAVVAAETAHVREVLDSCERLVAGRPEVELLSVRRRLYGVDDD